The nucleotide window ATTCTTTGGGGATTTACTGGAGGCAACCACCACCAAATGTTGTTATCTACTACACAAAGGAAAATGTAAAGCAGACAGAGCAGTAAACTTCAATGTTTGAAGGGAAATATTTTTTCCTATTTCAAGTTGTTGTTAGTGGTTGTTCCCGTTGGAAGTGGTAAGTATAAATGTCGAATGttctctgttatttttctttgaaaactgtctttgattgctagacaattttgatgcaagttctcatgatgtatcaatgcaaacaattcatttgatgaaatgattctttttaaaataatactgataaaatgataaatacccacagtaaaaaaaaacaacaacattaaatcaatctgggggggggggggggggggttaatgtAGGGATTTTTGAAATCTGTACAATGTTCATCcacaaatcattgaattaagaaacaatagaatcacacaaaaacaagatgaaAGTGGTGAAAAGTTCAGTaagtgtttataaaaatgtttattgtcctgcaagctatgtacatatcagcatgcacgcataaaaaaataatatatattaaaattatatcagattagttttgactgattttttttttactagctacttttcacatgtctttgttttttggattcctagatttaataactattaaaggataaatgaatcagtgtgagagggtagtatatgtacatgtatgtatgtgacaaaaaccgaataataaatattaaaaaaaataatgatatatatttattcatgtaattatgCAACTACAAGAACCATTatgtgtgtgggggtggggggtgttaaaggttgatgtatatcattaatatacTTTTGTTTCTTTCTCTAGATTTAAGCTGAAtggattataaaattcagatggTTTAACATGACACAAAATCTGATGATTGATTTGCATGCACACAGATACTAAAGTGTATtagtgtgacatacatgtatataccaattaccaaagcttgataatgaatacaacgcccatttcattacagatttggaaaataattatagtcaaATCACCCCTACTGCAAGCCAATTATCAGACTGTATCAgtgagtatatttatttatttcaatcaaaagattttaaattcagaacATGGTACATCTGACTTtgtcataattcataaattatgtaaGTTTAGAACTATCACAGATAAGagcttaattccacatttgacatgtatatttcttcaGACAAATCCTGAACAAAGGCATCCAAagttatgatgtcacaatccttttgttttaactcacttgacagacatacatgtagaatataaaaactttaactttgacaaTAATATAATGGTTAGAGATGGGGGTTGgatatttcagaaatgtgtgttccttatgtcatatgatagtaacatttttaccttacgaccttgacccttcatattgaagttttatgtgATGTCACCATgctacacacaacacatacatgcatttttaattcatgactgTTATCAAAGATTTTTAACCCACTCGACAAGTTTTAAACTCTTTTCAGACAATTCTTGTTTAGatgatttcaaatatatatatataaaagtcagaggtgatgttttgaaatcagattgtggtttaattttttaatcaatgaatatatagttttatttttttagctcacctgagctgaaggctcaagagAGCTTTTCTCATAAAAATTTGTCTGGATTCTGTTGTCATCATTGTGGTTATaatttttcccattttcatcttctccagaaccaatggcccaatttaaatcaaactttgcacaaaCCAAAAGCTCCATTGGGTGAATGAgattcatttttgtttaaatgaaatgtCATGCCCCCTTTgatgggagataatcaagaaaagacaAAAATTGGATGGGTCgtgtaatgtaatgaaaatatgcaagcattcccaggttGTGTAGATTGGAGTTAGTTCAATTCATGACCTGGGTGTAGGATGAGGCtataatagggggtcaaagttttataagggATAATataaggaaacatctttaacaaTCCTCTTCTCAAAAAGAGTATGtcaatgattagtcatattcatatgcaaggatcttcaggtagtgtaaattttattttgttcaattcaggggctAAAGAATTAGGGTATGGAGGAGATCAAAGTatgatatgggaatatacaggaaattaaaacaaattcttttaaaggttaacagggccacactaaatcctttcaaaatgcaaatgttcctaATTTGTGTTGATTCATTTCTATGCGCCCATGACtaaagtcggggggggggggggggggggggggggggggcaatgtcTGTCTGGAACTTGCTCATGTTAGtaatagggctctcatatttcatatttttattccttataataaGATATTTCTTTTGGTATCAATTCTTTTTTACCTttgtgtttgacctacttttaacaaaatatgaCCTACAGTAGGCAATTCTCCTGAACTATATATAAGGTAGTCTAGCCTTTTATGTttagtatttagatatcttatggcaagaactttcatttgataccatgctgtttgatattgtgaccttggttttgaagtttaacccagattttattatattgatattttacataattatatacaaaatgtgtatattctttattaccAGACTTTTGATTTAGTACCTGACCTAAGTCTTTAAAAtagcatgattttcaaaaactttaaacagGTATATAGTTTCTCAACCACTTTGGATTGGGCTTTGATGTAGATTTCACATATTATAGATTGCTAATGAAAAGAGCTTTACTTTTGAACttctgactttgaccttgttgacctacttttgaaaaactttcaTTATTACCAGATCTGTTATATCTTGAGGGATAAGGTATTGGGTTACTTTGCTTCACATGGAATGCCTAAtgaccagaatttattttatatcatgacttttgaccttgtgactatatcaaacatatgatcttgactttcttagtgcattgcttacagtgctatttaaacatgttcatcattttatttccattaatttacacaactgTTGTTATTTAGATCTCAGCTGAGTCCAAGATAGGAAGAGGCTTTGGAGAGAACACAGAATTACTACAGACAAAAGACTTGTGAAGTTATAAGGGGAATTGCAGAACTCATAGCTCCACTTCAATCTAGATATGTTGACAGTTATTTCACAGAAACACTTTGCAGCTgacaaagataatcaaatgatgaccactactttaactctatggttgcagaatatttcaatttttgaagtgacaaattttattcctgtttgtgaaccaatattcaaaagaaacactgCTATGGCATTAGACATAAATTAGAAGAGAATGGTGGGGTGGCAAAATAAGATTCCATACTGTGAAATGTatcaattgttaatatacatgtatcaatataaattcagtgccaattttcataatttctaggggaaaagtttgtttgtaacaaatgtcagaaatatgCACTAGCTCTTTCTTTGCAAACCATGCTACTAAGTACCAGGCATTaagacatgatttgtttattgtcatttgttaaaCAGAGACAGATCCAGtgatttgaaaggggggggggtttccagaaaaatgatctaaaatctgcattaggtcatatcctatgaattgataaaataaatatgtttattattcatTGCTAGTTACATGTAACCTTTTATGCATCAGTTGAAGATACTTTATGAACATTTTCCATCACTGGGtaaaattaacaaatattttgtgtatctagaagtggtcaatatatatttcaacatcagagtaaacatgcattaaagcaagtctgccaatctgatgtaggcagaaaatggaatctggcatgttatttcatgaatgcaaaaggaaatgctttacaagagagtaaaaaaaattctggttAATGCTAAATAACTATCTAGATGTCCCAGAGAAAGGGAAAGGGTGtgttctacccccccccccctcccaaccCCCAACCGCCCTGGATCTGCCAATGTCAATTTTGTAATGTGAGTGAATGAATTAAGATTCTTCAtgatatttgattaaaatttgatttactgataattttaacttcatatatgtgtgttaattaattgactattatatcaaatcctgtgtcagaaatgacctccaaaaatcaacattgtaaattttatataatgatttacaTCTATAGGCATTTTTTTGCctttattatatagaatgtatacaaagacatgaaatttatttctgaatgttcataggttctagtaatttttcatgaattttaatcatttaatcattgattggttatatgtacttcatatttatttctatttatgtagttcaacaatcttcatttaagtagttgaccttttcgcactTATGAAAATTTAGagatttcagttcaacttttcaccatcaaaccttgcttttcccactgaatttatttttgtaacttgaaatacacctcttcaagtttctggttatacataatttatttcttttgagacATTGTATTCGGTTTTATGAGatcttaaattttgatcattattttgtaatatatattggtgtgaaatatgtgcaattttaacaattaataaattcattcattggatgaatatacacacaaaactcctcttagttattgcatatagtgtatatctaacatataaaatattgctttcctCTATTTCTtagttatatgacattttagagctgttcaaacatagcaattttttccaatatttcgtgacctttttgcaccgaaaattatctcaaagttgtttttccatgtcgaacccaaactaaacatgatagaaactttttatttggcaaatttcatattggggtcagtaggaacctgtgcacaaagtttcatgaaaatctgagagatagcaggtgccgacctctgcctgatatcataatggacaccctcttaaatattcctacttacattttgtgtcattcaATTGTCGCAGCTAAATCGACCCGAGGAAATAATCCTAGAATTTATGCACACGTCAGTACAAAActtactatttttattattaatgtgaccatagattgcagttagatcgagcaatatttgtataatgtttaaaggctaatgcagaaacgtacaagataaacaattacatctttgcattaaggacaaatgttacaaaagtttcaaatttggcaagagTAGTAAATATTAGTTTATTGAtaatgtctttcataaatataggcgtaaaatagctatatcaatttgacattctgacacgtacatacggtacaatgtatattatgtagcatagtttgtttttatttttcaaagtaaggggggtgacttgtttaaaactcgtggcaagcaatgcaaaataattataataatttgagCTTTTGCCCgaacttgtaaatgctaaatcgtcaacacaggggaagaggttttcaatacctgaaactgccttattttttgtacttaggttaaattcataacgacaaactcttatattcgtctctcatttagatttttttaacaaaagctcaaatgaacctttcggcattcacagtggataatcctggcattttgtatttcaaaattaaatttctgatatagtaagaaagtcttcttccactcttacgcacacgttcaattttcattttcgccttgctatcaagattggtcctttcactttggtgttccgaatgacaatgaaaagaccgaacgatgaacgaacggtgagcgcacgctgaacgctttgtgaacggtgaacgaacggtgagcgcacgctgaacgcaaaactgtgaacggagAGTGCACGCTGAACGAACGGTAAACGCACGTTGAACGAACGGTGAATGCACgctgagcgaacggtgaacgaacggtgagcgaacgggaAAATgataaagtagaacgtttcagggactgtactcagtaacaacatctctctacaattatatcagggactatacagagtgtcttctgacatgtttATTTATCTCACAAATCTCTCTCTTGTACTCAGTAACAACATCTCTCTACAATTATATCAGGgactatacagagtgtcttctgacatgtttctttatctcaCACATCACTCTCTTGTACTCGGTAACAACATCTCTCTATAATTCTATCAGAGAATATACAGCgtgtcttctgacatgtttATTTATCTCACAAATCTCTCTCTTGTACTCAGTAACAACACCTTTCTACAATTTTATCAGGgactatacagagtgtcttctgacatgtttcgTTATCCCTTGTACTCAGTAACAATATCTCTCTACAATTCTATCAGGGGCTTTACATAGTGTCttttgacatgtttttttttatctcttgTACTCCAAAACAACATCTCTCTACAATTCTATCAGGGACAatacagagtgtcttctgacgtgtgttttttttatctcaCACATATCTCTCTTGTACTCAGTAACAACATCTCTCTACAATTCTATCATGGACTATACAAagtgtcttctgacatgtttctttattTCACACATCATTTGCTTGTATTCAGTAACACCATATCCCTACAATTCAATCAGGgactatacagagtgtcttctgacatgttGCTTTATCTCATACAACACTTTCTTGAACTCTAACAGCCTGTCTCTGTACACAACTTTAAAAATCTGATTGTTACTGTACTCACACAGAAGTCGCCTTGTCCTCTCTAGACAAGACACACCCACCCTGTCTAATACAGAGTCATACTCTCTATACTTCATCCTGACGTTGACATCCGTCCCCATCCCAAGTAGAATCCTCACATCTGTACTATGACTAAGATACATgtcaataaatgtatacaaCAGAGGTCTCACAACAGACTTATTATCATCtttgtatttatgaaataaCTGTATCGACTGGTTGACATCCAGACCCACACACAACAGATGTCTCAGTACATCACAGTCTCCCTCACTGATTGTCTTCCACAAATATCCCCATCTATCCATACACCACACTGATCTGTTTGTCACCACCACGCCATCCCTACTGTCTATTTTAACTCCAGCATGTCTGATGTCCACCAGACAGTTAAACAGGTGTACATTCCCATTCATTGTATCAGgaagtattttattttgttcctGTATGAGATATTTCATTATATCTGGTTTGTTATATATTAATGCTGTATATACTGCTGACACATCGATATCAACAATCTGAGTAACCCAGTCAGCTCCATGTTCTACTAGATATTTCACTGCTGATAAAGAACACTTTCTTACAgcagctatcagtggtgtatttCCCCATCTGctctgtagattgacatcagcccccgccttcaccagcttcTCCACTAAACTTACATGTCCTCCCTCacatgcagctatcagtggtgtattcctGTAATTaccctgtagattgacatcagcccccgccttcaaCAGCTCCTCTACCACACTCGCATGCCCTCCCTGACAAGCAGCTATCAGCGATGTAGTCCCTTCATTATCCTGTAGATTGGCATCAGTCTCCGCCTTCACCATACTCAGATGTCTTTTATAATATCCAGCAATCAGATTGATACAAGCCCCTGCCTTCACCAGCGCCGTCACCATACTCACATGTCCTCCCTTACATGCAACTATCAGTGGTGTATTACCCAATCtatcctgtagattgacatcagcccccgccttcaccagtGCCTTCACCATACCCACATGCCCTCCCTTACATGCAGCTATCAGTGATGTATTCCCCCATCTACTCGGtatattgacatcagcccccgccttcaccagtTCCTTCACCACACTCACATGTTCCCCATCACATGCAGCTATCAGCGGTGTATTCCCTTCATTATCCTTTACATTGATATAAGCCCCCGCCTTCAACAGTGCCTTCACCATGATCACATGTCCTCCCTTACATGCAGGTATCAGTGGTATATTCCCCTGTCTAtactgtagattgacatcagcccccgccttcaccagctcctcaACTATAGCTAGATGCCCTTCCTCACATGCAGCAGTGAGAGGGGAAGAGCCAATGTATTTAGTCATATGAATACAATCTATGATCCTACCTTTCTCATTTATTGCTGTCTTACAGACAGGAAGTAGGACTCTGACTGTCTGTACATCACCACTATAACAACTCAATAAAAGTAGTCTCAACTTCTCTTCTCTTTGTCCTCTATTGAAAATCGTATTCATAATCTTTGTAAATATCCAATGTTTAGATTGCTGTGGAGAAGCTCCTTTTATCTCAAATAATTCACTTACATCACTGTGTTGTTCAGTCTGTTGTAGTATGTACTCTAATATCTGATAATGTCCATAGTAAATCACCCAACTAATCACTCTCACATTGTACGTGTTTCCATCACATGACCTAACCCCCATGTCATTTGGGTTGAACTTCTGACACACCAACATCTCCTGCAATTGCAAGTTCTCCGACCACTCCCACTCATTTTCACTCTCCtccaacacatttttttttttactcactATCTTAACTACGTTTTCTTGTTTGGACAGAAACAAGAATTTCAATTCTGTGAAGGTCAATGTCTCTAACACACCAATAAAAGCCTGACACACCTGGGGATGTTTTAAAACCTGATTCCTGAAAACATCATACAGCTCCATGTTCTGTATGTCTCTGTACAATCTCTCTGCTAACAGTGAGTACTGATCCTCGTGTACCGTTATACACAGATCAAATGATTCCTCTCTCTCATTAGTTTTATCATCTCTCTCCTTCTCTTTTTGATCTCTATCATTGTTACTCACATTCCCCTCAATAGATTGAGAATCACTCAGTTTCTCATTGATTTTGTTAACAATACCCggttcaattgcctgtggtttTACATAATTAGCAATATAACTACTACTCATATACAGCAACATTTGGTCTGGAAACTGTTTGCCGTACTGATAAGCACATATTTCAAACATGGAGTCATGTATAAATGTGTATTGTGCCCCACATTGTTTTGTGTATGTCCCCTCCATTGCTGACAAGGCTTTCACAAAAGTGAATGCATCGGTCTGGCTTTGTAATTCACAGTTTCCTAAAGTATCAATTTTCATGTTCATAAAATGCTCATTTTTCATGTCTTTTAGAAAATCTTTTGATAGGCTGTTTTCATTTAgcatacacaaaacaagtgTTGCATAATTCTGCTTGTTATGTTTTTGCATATCATCAAGTTCATCAATGATACATTGGACTGGATTCAGGAAAAACTTTGAACCAAGAGCTCGGAATTTTGTttcctttgaaaacaatttacaGAGAAGAGGAAACATGTCAGATGTTGATTTCAGCGATGCAGGTGACATTAGATCAACATTTAAACCATATGTCTTGAGAATCTGTTTTTTGTCATTGTTATCTAATACATTGTCACCACTGTGTAACTTAATCACAGTCTTTTCTTTGGTAAGGAATGATTTGTAAGGCAGTGTTTCATTGAACACAGCCTCTCTACATGTCATCAAAGTTCTAGAATTAGCCATGCAATTTTGTGTTATTTTCTCTTCGTAACTAGTCAATACATATAATTCAGTTTTCTGGAGGCCAAAAACACCCACGAcatcatcaataacaaaaacctgCGGATTCCTGGGGTCACCATAGTCCTCCATCTTCCTGACGTCTTTGGTTGGTACAACCTCGTAACCTTCCTCCTGGAGCTTGAGGGCGATGTGGTGAGCCGTGGCAGACTTCCCGGACCCAGGCACACCAACAAACGTTACGTAACGTTGGTTTCTCACTTTCTGCATCACTGATGGGAAGCTGTGGGTCTCATAGTATAGCTTGTCTTCCTCTCTCCATTTCTCAACGTCAATATCATATTGCTCTGAAATTACATATAAACGAGAAAGCTGAATATCCTGAAtgattatgttttatttcataatgtacactaGAAGTGTTAAAAACAAGTACATAAAAAGGAGCCCATGGGTCACAtagttcacctgagtcaccttggtccatatttaaagatttgttttatatattcgCATTTAGAACTTTGAACCCTATTGTGGCCAAAACCTATCCACGGGGCAACGATTTGTACTAGCTTGAagctgcactatgtcaagaagctttgatgtaaatgtaaagttctctggcccaatgattgttgagaagatttttaaagattttctctataattttgaacatgcatgtacaactgtgatcccctaatgtggccctaTCTTTCCCCTGaaggcatgattttaacaaatgtgctcaatgtcagggagctttcatgtaactgtaaacttttctggccagtgaTTCTTCAAAAGAAGTCTGTCTTTTATTTCCCtacatatctgtatgtaaaattttgaccccctattgtggccccatcttaccccgggggacatgatatcaacaaattttaatctgcactacatcaggaacctgtcatgtaaatttcaaatcttctgttccagtggttcttgagacgaaCATTTCTAAATGCGTTTTTTTGTGAGTATCTCAAGTTTGAAAGAGCGGGATCCTTCATTTGAGGAAACATAAATCCCCTTCATTGAAGAATGCGTTGTGCCAaggttggttgaaattggcacaatagttctggagaagaaaattttgaaaagtcgACACATATTTTCACTACTTTGCTACTCGGAGAAGGTTGCAGTCCTTCATTGGAATCCCATTCATCCAAGAATGCGTTgagccaagtttggttgaaattggctcagtgatTCTCGAGAAGAAGGACAACGGACAaatcgatcagaaaagctcacttgagccttcggttcaagtgagctaaaatAACATAACAGGACTAATACCTATTAGAACACTCTGattaataatctgttataaacatgtatttcaACACTATATCCTGGTTTTCATTTGCTTTTTGTCGTTTAAAACACATTTGTAATTTATTGACCTCATCCAGTGTTAGGTGAAATGCAGCAAACTTTGATCTATGCATGACACTAATAAtgttggcacacttattttggctacagataactctgtttacctcaTCTAGTTATAGGGTTCATCGCAGGTTCAACCGGTCGCATGGGTCGTAGCAACGTTTGGTTTGagaaatataggaaaaataggaTTTTTCCATAGATAATAAGACAGaactatgattttaaaaatgaaaaaagcaCCTTGTTAGGACAAAtcttttaacaataattttttttttaaaaatgacagacTCCACATTACTTCACATCTGTCAACTATTACCTTCCCTTTTTAGATGAAactatgaaaggtaaagataacaaacagtgatcaatctcatgattcctagaagcaatacaaaatagaaagttgggcaaacatagacctctgaatataccagaggtgggatcagattattaggaggagtaaatatcccttgtcgaccggtcacacccaccgtgagtcctatatcttgatcaggtaaacggagttatccgtagtcaaaatcagtgtgccaagaacagcctaacaatcgatatgaaacacgtcagacagtatgtAACCCAATTATAGGCTGTATTTGCAAAGTAGAAcgtttaacgaccatagaatttgcgtaatgctgactttaaaggaaaCTATTAAAACTCCTGTATCATTAGCATGTTTGTCAGgagcttgcctcaatttaaaaacaaaccaTACGCACAATAAGCTCGTacacatcgaatcagttgagagatataagcaccatatgcaggaaataatggaatattgctacataaatatgggaagttgacgacggagaagttaaaatcatctcgtttgtcataaagttcagTTGCTATTTTGCCGTTATTATCTACTTTAAATAAAGTacctaaatatgaagcagaattgtaaatttcatggtttACATGGTCGATGTTCTAACCCCAGGGTGTAGCCAAACACagtgtatagtgtttatgtgtaaaacacttcataacatctttagtgctattgatactaaattgaaactaaatgaatatataaaaagtaCAGATAGTCtattacaaaaattgtaaagaggatcccaggggtaggggttttagtatcagggtggggtcaaaatggtcatttaataaatgtgtgaaaaatagagcattttaacttcttgataagtaCTATTCTAATTCACTTCAAATTTGGTATCAAACATATTTTAGACAAGGGcaacatagattgtaaattgcAGGAATCGTGCACCACTGGGGTCTTaggggtgggacaaaaactgccaataTTTATCAATGTCAAAAATCGCTACAATCGCACATGTGTCACAAAACCTACTGGTGaggttgatatagttgaaaatgaggacctcaaatcacttattcaaaaaggtcctaaatacagagaacctcggtcttttaattggcgacagaacttcatctctattatgaattctgttgaagattataccagacgatgggctaaatatgaaaaagaagaacttcatacattgtcagaatgggttaaaagcatacgacatattttaaaaacaaaagtacgtgCCATCTATCCTTATGTGGTTAggaaaccagaagtgataaaagagtTAGATAGGTTACAAGAAGAATAAGTTTTGGTTCTAGCTGAAAAAAGCTAGTAAGAACATTGTCTTTATTTGCAAGGCTATTactacaactgtattttaatttggcattaattccacctttggtaatcgtacttatactccaactgccctttgaAAACGGGAAATTCTTTAAACCCATGCTTCAGGTTTAGACACAttatatcccagtcaatgggtagaatgaatatgagttaccgtacttatactggattcctaaactaaataaaaacccttacaaacaaagatacattgctggatccagtaagtgctctaccaagcccctatctttgctcctcacgaaaatattaacagctatgaaggagaaactttaaacttactgtgcgactacatataccagaagttgtgttaatcaaatgtggattctaaaatattctaaagaacttttagtaaacttcaAATCGcaagaattttccccaaatcaataacatcaaaacctatgacttttcaacactttacacgaccattcctcacaataaattcaagactagactttttaacatcatagaccgttgcttcttcaa belongs to Ostrea edulis chromosome 7, xbOstEdul1.1, whole genome shotgun sequence and includes:
- the LOC125653620 gene encoding uncharacterized protein LOC125653620 isoform X3; translation: MASSYTSTPETTNANRTCRVVLGPCTDGLRDVLRQEVPPHTFHHVIKQNKFNLPRLTAVQCDLILPKNGNYMGRYNDIDISLLYILLRNITNISPHSNGWGNDPDPHDTSLSANIERIRLVRNRCVHSCDPFMSNADFTSIWSTIRSTMVDLDSFLMNGNKYEKAVDFLRHESMDPENDLHYEEELRKQVEEDKTTREIVVNLESKIDETAEEARRLDGKIEENVEEARRLDDKMEKLTKSPIPPNVREQYDIDVEKWREEDKLYYETHSFPSVMQKVRNQRYVTFVGVPGSGKSATAHHIALKLQEEGYEVVPTKDVRKMEDYGDPRNPQVFVIDDVVGVFGLQKTELYVLTSYEEKITQNCMANSRTLMTCREAVFNETLPYKSFLTKEKTVIKLHSGDNVLDNNDKKQILKTYGLNVDLMSPASLKSTSDMFPLLCKLFSKETKFRALGSKFFLNPVQCIIDELDDMQKHNKQNYATLVLCMLNENSLSKDFLKDMKNEHFMNMKIDTLGNCELQSQTDAFTFVKALSAMEGTYTKQCGAQYTFIHDSMFEICAYQYGKQFPDQMLLYMSSSYIANYVKPQAIEPGIVNKINEKLSDSQSIEGNVSNNDRDQKEKERDDKTNEREESFDLCITVHEDQYSLLAERLYRDIQNMELYDVFRNQVLKHPQVCQAFIGVLETLTFTELKFLFLSKQENVVKIVSKKKNVLEESENEWEWSENLQLQEMLVCQKFNPNDMGVRSCDGNTYNVRVISWVIYYGHYQILEYILQQTEQHSDVSELFEIKGASPQQSKHWIFTKIMNTIFNRGQREEKLRLLLLSCYSGDVQTVRVLLPVCKTAINEKGRIIDCIHMTKYIGSSPLTAACEEGHLAIVEELVKAGADVNLQYRQGNIPLIPACKGGHVIMVKALLKAGAYINVKDNEGNTPLIAACDGEHVSVVKELVKAGADVNIPSRWGNTSLIAACKGGHVGMVKALVKAGADVNLQDRLGNTPLIVACKGGHVSMVTALVKAGACINLIAGYYKRHLSMVKAETDANLQDNEGTTSLIAACQGGHASVVEELLKAGADVNLQGNYRNTPLIAACEGGHVSLVEKLVKAGADVNLQSRWGNTPLIAAVRKCSLSAVKYLVEHGADWVTQIVDIDVSAVYTALIYNKPDIMKYLIQEQNKILPDTMNGNVHLFNCLVDIRHAGVKIDSRDGVVVTNRSVWCMDRWGYLWKTISEGDCDVLRHLLCVGLDVNQSIQLFHKYKDDNKSVVRPLLYTFIDMYLSHSTDVRILLGMGTDVNVRMKYREYDSVLDRVGVSCLERTRRLLCEYSNNQIFKVVYRDRLLEFKKVLYEIKQHVRRHSV
- the LOC125653620 gene encoding uncharacterized protein LOC125653620 isoform X2 encodes the protein MASSYTSTPETTNANRTCRVVLGPCTDGLRDVLRQEVPPHTFHHVIKQNKFNLPRLTAVQCDLILPKNGNYMGRYNDIDISLLYILLRNITNISPHSNGWGNDPDPHDTSLSANIERIRLVRNRCVHSCDPFMSNADFTSIWSTIRSTMVDLDSFLMNGNKYEKAVDFLRHESMDPENDLHYEEELRKQVEEDKTTREIVVNLESKIDETAEEARRLDGKIEENVEEARRLDGMMKETHKRVDKMEKLTKSPIPPNVREQYDIDVEKWREEDKLYYETHSFPSVMQKVRNQRYVTFVGVPGSGKSATAHHIALKLQEEGYEVVPTKDVRKMEDYGDPRNPQVFVIDDVVGVFGLQKTELYVLTSYEEKITQNCMANSRTLMTCREAVFNETLPYKSFLTKEKTVIKLHSGDNVLDNNDKKQILKTYGLNVDLMSPASLKSTSDMFPLLCKLFSKETKFRALGSKFFLNPVQCIIDELDDMQKHNKQNYATLVLCMLNENSLSKDFLKDMKNEHFMNMKIDTLGNCELQSQTDAFTFVKALSAMEGTYTKQCGAQYTFIHDSMFEICAYQYGKQFPDQMLLYMSSSYIANYVKPQAIEPGIVNKINEKLSDSQSIEGNVSNNDRDQKEKERDDKTNEREESFDLCITVHEDQYSLLAERLYRDIQNMELYDVFRNQVLKHPQVCQAFIGVLETLTFTELKFLFLSKQENVVKIVSKKKNVLEESENEWEWSENLQLQEMLVCQKFNPNDMGVRSCDGNTYNVRVISWVIYYGHYQILEYILQQTEQHSDVSELFEIKGASPQQSKHWIFTKIMNTIFNRGQREEKLRLLLLSCYSGDVQTVRVLLPVCKTAINEKGRIIDCIHMTKYIGSSPLTAACEEGHLAIVEELVKAGADVNLQYRQGNIPLIPACKGGHVIMVKALLKAGAYINVKDNEGNTPLIAACDGEHVSVVKELVKAGADVNIPSRWGNTSLIAACKGGHVGMVKALVKAGADVNLQDRLGNTPLIVACKGGHVSMVTALVKAGACINLIAGYYKRHLSMVKAETDANLQDNEGTTSLIAACQGGHASVVEELLKAGADVNLQGNYRNTPLIAACEGGHVSLVEKLVKAGADVNLQSRWGNTPLIAAVRKCSLSAVKYLVEHGADWVTQIVDIDVSAVYTALIYNKPDIMKYLIQEQNKILPDTMNGNVHLFNCLVDIRHAGVKIDSRDGVVVTNRSVWCMDRWGYLWKTISEGDCDVLRHLLCVGLDVNQSIQLFHKYKDDNKSVVRPLLYTFIDMYLSHSTDVRILLGMGTDVNVRMKYREYDSVLDRVGVSCLERTRRLLCEYSNNQIFKVVYRDRLLEFKKVLYEIKQHVRRHSV